In Halorussus limi, a genomic segment contains:
- a CDS encoding aldo/keto reductase encodes MAQREEHSDAQSLDGMPRLGLGTWENTDGETCAESVRQALEMGYRHIDTAQAYDNEEYVGQGIADADVDREDVFLATKIWTSNLSYDDVIHTAKESLDKLGVDYVDLLYVHWPANEYDPEDTLPAFDQLHDDGLIENVGVSNFEPRHLDEAREILDAPVFANQVEMHPMLPQDELVEYGRENDVNLVAYSPLARGEVFDVPEIQEVAEKHDASAAQVSLAWLLQRDGVAAIPKASSEDHIRDNWGALDLELDDEDVEKIESIDRRERRVDPDFGPWN; translated from the coding sequence ATGGCTCAACGCGAGGAACACAGCGACGCGCAGTCGCTCGACGGCATGCCGCGACTCGGACTCGGAACGTGGGAGAACACCGACGGCGAGACGTGCGCCGAGAGCGTCCGACAGGCGCTCGAGATGGGGTATCGTCACATCGACACCGCACAGGCCTACGACAACGAGGAGTACGTCGGACAGGGCATCGCCGACGCCGACGTGGACCGCGAGGACGTCTTCCTCGCGACGAAAATCTGGACGAGCAACCTCTCGTACGACGACGTGATTCACACCGCGAAGGAGAGCCTCGACAAACTCGGCGTCGACTACGTCGACCTGCTGTACGTCCACTGGCCCGCCAACGAGTACGACCCCGAGGACACGCTCCCGGCGTTCGACCAACTCCACGACGACGGACTCATCGAGAACGTCGGCGTCTCGAACTTCGAGCCCCGACATCTGGACGAGGCCCGAGAAATCCTCGACGCGCCGGTGTTCGCCAATCAGGTCGAGATGCACCCGATGCTCCCGCAGGACGAACTGGTCGAGTACGGCCGGGAGAACGACGTGAACCTCGTGGCCTACTCGCCGCTCGCCCGCGGCGAGGTGTTCGACGTGCCCGAGATTCAGGAAGTCGCCGAGAAGCACGACGCCTCCGCGGCGCAGGTCAGCCTCGCGTGGCTCCTCCAGCGCGACGGCGTGGCCGCGATTCCGAAGGCCTCCAGCGAGGACCACATCCGGGACAACTGGGGCGCACTGGACCTCGAACTCGACGACGAGGACGTCGAGAAGATAGAGAGCATCGACCGGCGCGAGCGGCGAGTCGACCCCGACTTCGGCCCGTGGAACTGA
- a CDS encoding SHOCT domain-containing protein: MNQSADTSTFRALHRLVEHYTPDGTLGRSLLGVTALVCSPFLFFGGVMGLETAANFAAFGMALFASVLGVPAFFVGLLTLWPVYLSLIGNVESPELYPDGASEPAASEDRESAEAILKRRYAAGELSREEFERQLDAVMGDSRSDRGTRPTGEERRTGEEKRSADRRERTRSR, from the coding sequence ATGAACCAGTCCGCCGACACCTCTACGTTCCGCGCCCTCCACCGACTGGTCGAACACTACACGCCCGACGGCACCCTCGGCCGGTCCCTGCTGGGCGTAACGGCGCTCGTCTGCTCGCCGTTCCTGTTCTTCGGCGGCGTGATGGGACTGGAAACCGCCGCGAACTTCGCCGCCTTCGGGATGGCCCTGTTCGCGTCCGTCCTCGGCGTCCCGGCGTTCTTCGTAGGGTTACTGACGCTCTGGCCGGTGTACCTCTCGCTCATCGGAAACGTCGAGTCCCCCGAACTCTATCCCGACGGCGCGAGCGAACCGGCGGCCAGCGAGGACCGCGAGAGCGCCGAGGCCATCCTGAAGCGCCGGTACGCCGCCGGGGAACTCTCCCGCGAGGAGTTCGAACGCCAACTCGACGCGGTGATGGGAGACTCCCGTAGCGACCGCGGGACGAGGCCGACCGGCGAGGAGCGACGAACCGGCGAGGAGAAGCGAAGCGCGGACCGCCGCGAGCGGACTCGAAGTCGGTAG